A single region of the Pseudomonas sp. VD-NE ins genome encodes:
- the nusG gene encoding transcription termination/antitermination protein NusG, whose amino-acid sequence MAKRWYVVHAYSGYEKHVMRSLVERVKLAGMEDGFGEILVPTEEVVEMRNGQKRKSERKFFPGYVLVQMDMNEGTWHLVKDTPRVMGFIGGTADKPAPITDKEAEAILRRVADGSDKPKPKTLFEPGETVRVNDGPFADFNGVVEEVNYEKSRIQVAVLIFGRSTPVELEFSQVEKV is encoded by the coding sequence GTGGCTAAGCGTTGGTATGTTGTGCATGCTTACTCGGGTTACGAGAAGCATGTGATGCGCTCGCTGGTCGAGCGCGTAAAGCTGGCTGGCATGGAAGATGGCTTCGGCGAGATTCTGGTTCCCACTGAAGAAGTGGTCGAAATGCGTAATGGCCAGAAGCGCAAAAGCGAGCGCAAATTCTTTCCAGGCTATGTGCTGGTTCAGATGGATATGAATGAGGGTACTTGGCACTTGGTCAAGGACACTCCTCGGGTGATGGGTTTCATTGGCGGTACCGCTGATAAGCCTGCGCCAATCACCGATAAAGAGGCGGAAGCAATTCTGCGTCGTGTTGCTGATGGTAGCGATAAGCCGAAGCCGAAGACTCTCTTCGAGCCAGGTGAGACGGTGCGAGTCAATGACGGTCCATTCGCTGATTTCAATGGCGTTGTTGAAGAAGTTAATTACGAAAAGAGCCGGATCCAAGTGGCAGTGCTCATTTTCGGTCGCTCTACT
- the secE gene encoding preprotein translocase subunit SecE, with amino-acid sequence MTPKAEAQGSRFDLLKWLVVVALVVVGVVGNQYYSASPILYRVLALLVIAAVAAFVGLQTAKGKSFFVLVKEARTEIRKVVWPTRQETTQTTLIVVAVVLVMALLLWGLDSLLGWLVSLIVG; translated from the coding sequence ATGACTCCTAAAGCTGAAGCTCAAGGCTCTCGCTTCGATCTGCTCAAGTGGCTTGTAGTTGTCGCTTTGGTGGTTGTTGGCGTTGTTGGCAATCAGTATTACTCTGCTTCGCCGATCCTGTACCGTGTACTCGCTTTGCTTGTCATTGCTGCTGTAGCTGCCTTTGTAGGCCTGCAGACTGCGAAGGGCAAGTCTTTCTTTGTACTGGTTAAGGAAGCTCGCACCGAGATTCGTAAAGTCGTGTGGCCAACTCGCCAAGAAACCACGCAGACCACCCTCATTGTGGTGGCTGTTGTTCTGGTAATGGCGTTGCTGTTGTGGGGTCTTGATTCCCTGCTCGGCTGGCTTGTTTCCTTGATTGTCGGCTAA
- the tuf gene encoding elongation factor Tu: MAKEKFDRSLPHVNVGTIGHVDHGKTTLTAALTRVCSEVFGSAIVDFDKIDSAPEEKARGITINTAHVEYNSKIRHYAHVDCPGHADYVKNMITGAAQMDGAILVCSAADGPMPQTREHILLSRQVGVPYIVVFLNKADLVDDAELLELVEMEVRDLLSTYDFPGDDTPIIIGSARMALEGKDDNEMGTTAVKKLVETLDAYIPEPVRMIDKPFLMPIEDVFSISGRGTVVTGRIERGIVRVQDPLEIVGLRDTTVTTCTGVEMFRKLLDEGRAGENCGVLLRGTKRDDVERGQVLVKPGSVKPHTKFTAEVYVLSKEEGGRHTPFFKGYRPQFYFRTTDVTGNCELPEGVEMVMPGDNIQMTVTLIKTIAMEDGLRFAIREGGRTVGAGVVAKIIE; encoded by the coding sequence ATGGCTAAGGAAAAATTTGATCGTTCCCTGCCCCACGTCAACGTTGGGACCATTGGTCACGTTGACCACGGTAAAACCACTCTGACTGCTGCTCTGACTCGCGTTTGCTCCGAAGTTTTCGGTTCCGCAATCGTTGATTTCGACAAGATCGACAGCGCACCAGAAGAAAAAGCTCGCGGTATCACCATCAACACCGCGCACGTTGAGTATAACTCGAAGATCCGTCACTACGCTCACGTTGACTGCCCAGGTCACGCTGACTATGTGAAGAACATGATCACCGGTGCTGCTCAAATGGACGGCGCTATTCTGGTTTGCTCGGCCGCTGATGGTCCGATGCCACAAACCCGTGAGCACATCCTGCTGTCCCGTCAGGTAGGCGTTCCGTACATCGTGGTTTTCCTGAATAAGGCTGACCTGGTAGACGATGCTGAGCTGCTGGAACTGGTTGAGATGGAAGTTCGCGACCTGCTGTCCACCTACGACTTCCCGGGCGATGACACTCCAATCATCATCGGTTCGGCTCGTATGGCGCTGGAAGGCAAAGACGACAACGAAATGGGCACTACCGCTGTCAAGAAGCTGGTAGAAACTCTGGATGCCTACATCCCAGAACCGGTTCGTATGATCGACAAGCCGTTCCTGATGCCAATCGAAGACGTATTCTCGATCTCGGGTCGCGGTACTGTTGTGACTGGTCGTATCGAGCGCGGTATCGTTCGCGTTCAGGATCCGCTGGAAATCGTTGGTCTGCGTGATACCACCGTTACTACTTGCACCGGTGTTGAAATGTTCCGCAAGCTGCTCGACGAAGGTCGTGCTGGCGAGAACTGCGGCGTTCTGCTGCGTGGTACCAAGCGTGACGACGTTGAGCGTGGTCAGGTTCTGGTTAAGCCGGGTTCGGTTAAGCCGCACACCAAGTTCACCGCAGAAGTTTACGTTCTGAGCAAGGAAGAAGGCGGCCGTCACACTCCGTTCTTCAAAGGCTACCGTCCACAGTTCTACTTCCGTACTACTGACGTGACTGGTAACTGCGAGCTGCCAGAAGGCGTTGAAATGGTAATGCCAGGTGACAACATTCAGATGACTGTTACCCTGATCAAAACCATCGCGATGGAAGACGGTCTGCGTTTCGCTATCCGTGAAGGCGGTCGTACCGTCGGCGCTGGCGTCGTAGCTAAAATCATCGAGTAA